From Ananas comosus cultivar F153 linkage group 8, ASM154086v1, whole genome shotgun sequence, one genomic window encodes:
- the LOC109714023 gene encoding dof zinc finger protein DOF1.8-like — translation MDAAQWPQEMGLVKPMEEMVASSGGGGLRVAGLPPQPPAPAGAERRAARPQKEQALNCPRCNSTNTKFCYYNNYSLTQPRYFCKTCRRYWTDGGSLRNVPVGGGSRKNKRPSSSSSSSSSSSPSTSTSVTTTTSSTSSATALLPNISLSSPSSSSSLNTKLLREAQDLNLSFPHHHGLRHDQFPEFPALESAKSNSGGLRGLGSTFMPMPMPVPMPMPILEYPTHGFPFPPTLTNFPVDGNIGGGSGGGDGNDNSSNNNDNNDNGVGGGEYGRIQEVQESSRLLFPFEELKPVGGPSSTTTGSNNSDHEQFEHNRGQGVDPSPGFWSGIMGGGGSW, via the coding sequence GAGATGGGGCTAGTGAAGCCCATGGAGGAGATGGTGGCGAGCTCCGGCGGGGGCGGCCTGCGGGTGGCGGGGCTGCCGCCGCAGCCTCCGGCTCCGGCGGGGGCGGAgcggagggcggcgcggccgcaGAAGGAGCAGGCGCTGAACTGTCCCCGGTGCAACTCCACCAACACCAAGTTCTGCTACTACAACAACTACAGCCTCACCCAGCCCAGATACTTTTGCAAGACGTGTCGACGCTACTGGACCGACGGTGGGTCCCTCCGCAACGTCCCCGTCGGCGGTGGGTCCCGCAAGAACAAGAggccctcttcctcttcctcgtcctcctcctcctcctccccctccacctccacctccgttACAACAACAACATCATCGACATCATCAGCAACAGCACTGCTCCCCAACATCTCCCTCtcgtccccctcctcctcctcctcgctcaACACGAAGCTCCTCCGCGAGGCGCAGGACCTCAACCTCTCCTTCCCACACCACCATGGCCTTCGCCATGACCAGTTCCCCGAGTTCCCCGCCTTGGAAAGCGCCAAGAGCAACAGCGGTGGCCTACGCGGGCTCGGGTCAACGTTCATGCCCATGCCCATGCCCGTGCCCATGCCCATGCCCATTTTGGAGTACCCAACTCATGGTTTCCCATTCCCACCGACGCTTACTAATTTTCCTGTGGATGGAAACATTGGTGGCGGCAGTGGAGGAGGTGATGGAAATGataatagtagtaataataatgataataatgataatggtGTTGGTGGGGGTGAGTATGGGCGCATACAAGAGGTGCAAGAGAGCAGTAGGCTTTTGTTCCCATTTGAGGAGCTGAAACCAGTTGGTGGCCCTTCAAGTACTACTACTGGTTCTAACAACAGTGACCATGAACAGTTTGAGCACAATAGGGGACAAGGTGTGGATCCTTCTCCTGGGTTTTGGAGTGGTATCATGGGTGGAGGAGGATCATGGTaa
- the LOC109714024 gene encoding ORM1-like protein 3 encodes MAKLYVQAVPPADLNKNTEWFMYPGVWTTYILILFFSWLLVLSVFGCTPGTAWTIVNLGHFAITYHFFHWKKGTPFADDQGIYNRLTWWEQMDNGKQLTRNRKFLTVVPVVLYLIASHTTDYQHPMLFLNTLAVIVLVVAKLPNMHKVRIFGINAGD; translated from the exons ATGGCGAAGCTCTACGTACAAGCGGTGCCCCCCGCGGATTTGAACAAGAACACGGAGTGGTTCATGTACCCTGGCGTATGGACCACCTACAtcctcatcctcttcttctcctggCTCCTCGTCCTCTCGGTCTTCGGATGCACCCCCGGCACGGCGTGGACCATCGTCAACCTCGGCCATTTCGCG ATCACTTATCACTTCTTTCATTGGAAGAAAGGAACTCCTTTTGCTGATGATCAGGGTATCTACAACAGACTGACTTGGTGGGAGCAAATGGACAACGGCAAACAGCTTACTCGTAACAGGAAATTTCTGACTGTGGTACCTGTCGTTCT GTACTTGATTGCTTCACACACAACAGACTACCAGCATCCGATGCTTTTCCTAAACACCCTTGCAGTGATTGTGCTGGTCGTCGCCAAATTACCTAACATGCACAAGGTTCGTATTTTCGGAATAAATGCAGGCGATTAA